One part of the Olleya sp. YS genome encodes these proteins:
- the rplU gene encoding 50S ribosomal protein L21: MYAIVEIAGHQFKVEKDQKVFVNRLATEEGKKVDFDNVLLIADGSNITVGAPAIGGAQVSAKVLKHLKGDKVIVFKKKRRKGYRVKNGHRQSLTEIIIENIVASGAKPAKKAEKAEKATPKKETKKTEPKAAAPKAEAKKAEPKAKAAAKPAAKKATGKADDLKKIEGIGPKIASTLVEAGIATFADLAKAKPEAISEIIAGVRGNHVTDTWPAQAKLAADGKWDELKKWQDELDGGKA, from the coding sequence ATGTACGCAATTGTAGAGATAGCAGGGCATCAATTTAAAGTTGAAAAAGACCAAAAAGTTTTTGTTAACCGTTTAGCAACAGAAGAAGGTAAGAAAGTAGATTTCGATAACGTTCTTTTAATTGCAGATGGTAGCAACATAACTGTAGGCGCCCCAGCTATAGGCGGAGCACAAGTAAGTGCAAAAGTCTTAAAGCACCTTAAAGGTGATAAAGTTATTGTTTTCAAAAAGAAAAGACGTAAAGGTTATCGTGTTAAAAATGGACACAGACAATCTTTAACTGAAATTATAATTGAAAATATTGTAGCTTCTGGAGCTAAGCCAGCTAAAAAAGCTGAAAAAGCTGAAAAAGCTACTCCGAAAAAAGAAACTAAGAAAACAGAACCTAAAGCTGCTGCGCCAAAAGCAGAAGCTAAAAAAGCTGAGCCTAAAGCTAAAGCTGCTGCAAAACCAGCTGCTAAAAAAGCAACAGGAAAAGCTGACGATTTAAAGAAAATCGAAGGTATTGGACCAAAAATTGCATCGACGTTAGTAGAAGCAGGAATCGCAACTTTTGCAGATTTAGCTAAAGCTAAACCAGAAGCAATATCTGAAATCATCGCAGGTGTACGTGGTAATCACGTGACTGACACTTGGCCAGCACAAGCTAAATTAGCTGCAGATGGTAAGTGGGATGAGTTAAAGAAATGGCAAGACGAATTAGATGGTGGTAAAGCGTAA
- a CDS encoding DUF1569 domain-containing protein, whose translation MSTKKLNLTLNSLESHIESYNMLNQNISKATVGWHIDHSLKVINSVCLSLQKSEPETYKNNFSFVGKVFFTLGFFPRGKAKAPKYVRPPETILKEDLLQQMQQVKANIKTISHLDQNAYFKHPLFGHINKKRVPHFLTLHTNHHLKIIKEILN comes from the coding sequence ATGAGTACAAAAAAATTAAATCTTACACTAAACAGTTTAGAGTCACATATTGAAAGCTACAATATGCTAAACCAAAACATCTCTAAAGCAACAGTGGGTTGGCACATAGATCATAGTCTAAAAGTTATAAATAGTGTTTGTTTATCACTTCAAAAATCTGAACCTGAAACTTACAAAAACAACTTTAGTTTTGTTGGAAAAGTATTTTTTACTCTAGGCTTTTTTCCAAGAGGAAAAGCTAAAGCGCCTAAATACGTTAGACCTCCAGAAACTATTTTAAAAGAGGATTTATTACAGCAAATGCAACAAGTCAAAGCTAATATTAAAACTATCAGCCACTTAGATCAAAATGCGTATTTTAAACATCCATTATTTGGACATATTAATAAAAAAAGAGTCCCTCATTTTTTAACGCTTCATACTAATCATCATTTAAAAATAATTAAAGAAATATTAAATTAG
- the rpmA gene encoding 50S ribosomal protein L27: MAHKKGVGSSKNGRESESKRLGVKIFGGQAAIAGNIIIRQRGNTHHPGENVYQGKDHTLHAKVDGVVKFTKKKDNKSYVSIEPFEA, from the coding sequence ATGGCTCACAAAAAAGGAGTTGGTAGTTCGAAGAATGGTAGAGAATCAGAATCGAAACGTTTAGGCGTTAAGATTTTTGGTGGACAAGCTGCTATTGCTGGTAACATCATCATAAGACAACGTGGTAATACACACCATCCAGGTGAAAATGTATACCAAGGAAAAGACCATACTTTACATGCTAAAGTTGATGGTGTAGTAAAATTTACAAAGAAAAAAGACAACAAGTCTTACGTTTCTATTGAGCCTTTTGAGGCTTAG
- a CDS encoding DUF4199 domain-containing protein → MKIFSLPILPIRFGLVMSACLVAYFLLLSLFNLHTNPIFSLFNGVITGFGIFEAIKYYKLEQGDNFSYSGGFTVGVIAGFIAAILFTVFFTFYATEVNSDFLSQLLTVFKGDYNVHIGLVAFVVAIMGFATTVVITLTCMQYFKKSRNIPQNG, encoded by the coding sequence ATGAAAATATTTTCCCTTCCCATCCTTCCTATTAGATTTGGGTTAGTTATGAGTGCCTGTTTAGTCGCTTATTTTTTATTGTTATCACTGTTTAATTTACATACCAATCCAATATTTAGTTTATTTAATGGTGTTATTACTGGTTTTGGAATTTTTGAAGCCATTAAATATTACAAATTAGAACAGGGTGATAATTTTAGTTATTCTGGAGGCTTTACAGTTGGTGTGATTGCTGGATTTATTGCAGCTATATTATTTACAGTATTCTTTACATTTTATGCTACAGAAGTTAATTCAGATTTTTTAAGTCAATTACTAACAGTTTTTAAGGGAGATTACAACGTGCATATAGGTTTAGTAGCTTTTGTAGTAGCCATTATGGGTTTTGCAACAACAGTAGTTATAACTTTAACGTGCATGCAATATTTTAAAAAGAGCAGAAATATTCCTCAAAATGGATAA